A section of the Amblyomma americanum isolate KBUSLIRL-KWMA chromosome 2, ASM5285725v1, whole genome shotgun sequence genome encodes:
- the LOC144118430 gene encoding uncharacterized protein LOC144118430, protein MTPRILRWSLLLWMLEGESLVLAYKCTEVTDAVFDRASECVVKVMHPAMIEAFQKSESSASSASGMPDLQRVKQEWNKSCTAQDNSITRLLVPSQSDDNKVRMTYMVETCLNSSIFTTQFEESLLPTTE, encoded by the exons ATGACACCCAGGATCCTCCGCTGGTCGCTCTTACTGTGGATGCTTGAAGGGGAGTCTCTTGTCTTGGCCTACAAGTGTACCG AAGTCACCGACGCAGTTTTCGACCGGGCTTCGGAATGTGTCGTCAAGGTCATGCACCCCGCT ATGATAGAGGCGTTCCAGAAAAGCGAGTCTTCTGCGAGCAGCGCATCTGGGATGCCAGACCTCCAGCGAGTCAAACAAGAGTGGAACAAAAGTTGCACCGCGCAGGACAATAGCATC ACTCGACTTCTGGTGCCAAGTCAGTCG GATGATAACAAGGTCAGGATGACATACATGGTTGAAACTTGTTTGAACAGCAGCATCTTCACTACTCAGTTTGAGGAGAGTTTACTACCAACCACAGAATGA
- the holn1 gene encoding CD2 antigen cytoplasmic tail-binding protein 2 homolog holn1, protein MTMSSKRVQFDEQEEEMLGKDAVDESVKKKFKNSLDSDEEDDEVEDKKYNLLNPDDVEGQEDKTIEYDGDIKITPFNMEDEMEDGHFDKEGMFIFSKDKPEIRDNWLDNIDWVRVQPPKHVMEDSRGSEGSEDEKVDALALYGEMLEIMRPGETVLACIKRLGGGKRESTINRWKKKKQEQDEPDSTKEVVPKEKLLRMTELADRLVSTGDMDIYQQTYERLKFLRERQHQAKEATAATTSVEGSSFDMFADDAEATKATEPSTTKGEKAADEDKTDGAEPVSSSKGGDEVMWEFKWEEAENAPVYGLHTSAQMLQWVQEGYFQDGVWVRKAHEKDRPFYSSRRIDFELYV, encoded by the exons ATGACAATGTCGTCCAAGAGGGTGCAGTTTGATGAACAGGAGGAAGAGATGCTTGGAAAGGATGCGGTGGACGaaagtgtgaaaaaaaagtttaagAATTCCCTGGACAGCGACGAAGAGGATGATGAAGTCGAAGACAAAAAGTACAACTTGCTTAACCCAGATGACGTTGAAG GTCAGGAGGACAAAACTATTGAGTACGATGGGGACATCAAGATCACCCCATTCAACATGGAAGATGAAATGGAGGACGGCCATTTTGATAAAGAAGGCATGTTCATCTTCAGTAAGGATAAACCAGAGATACGTGATAACTGGCTTGACAACATCGACTGGGTCAGG GTCCAACCTCCGAAACATGTCATGGAGGACAGCAGAGGCTCTGAGGGCTCTGAAGATGAGAAAGTAGATGCACTGGCACTCTATGGTGAGATGCTGGAAATTATGCGGCCCGGAGAAACTGTATTGGCTTGCATCAAACGCCTGGGAGGCGGAAAAAGGGAGTCAACTATAAACCgctggaagaagaagaagcaggaaCAGGATGAGCCCG ATAGCACCAAGGAGGTTGTCCCCAAAGAGAAGCTTCTGCGGATGACAGAGCTTGCTGACCGACTAGTGTCAACTGGTGACATGGACATTTACCAGCAGACATACGAGCGGCTCAAGTTCCTACGGGAACGCCAGCATCAAGCCAAAGAAGCCACAGCGGCAACCACGTCTGTTGAAGGATCTTCCTTTGACATGTTTGCTGATGATGCAGAGGCTACCAAAGCCACTGAACCGTCAACTACTAAAGGGGAGAAAGCAGCTGATGAAGACAAGACTGATG GTGCAGAGCCAGTGAGCTCATCAAAAGGTGGTGATGAAGTGATGTGGGAGTTCAAGTGGGAAGAAGCAGAGAATGCTCCTGTGTATGGCCTGCATacttcagcccaaatgctgcagtGGGTGCAGGAGGGATATTTTCAGGATGGCGTCTGGGTCCGCAAAGCACATGAAAAGGATCGGCCATTTTACAGCTCGAGACGAATTGATTTTGAACTTTACGTCTGA